In a single window of the Rhodanobacter sp. LX-99 genome:
- a CDS encoding penicillin acylase family protein has product MHTHTSNNPCPRARHQHLSRLLLAAALFAFGLVATARAAPPEQARWQRQAQAVTITRDDWGIAHVHGKTDADAVFGMAYAQAEDDFNRVETNYLNALGRLAEAEGESAIWSDLRQQLFIDPVELQALYAKSPAWLQALMNSWADGLNYYLATHPDVHPRVIEHFEPWMALSFSEGSIGGDIERVSLEQLAAFYGTDGQKFAGVETPASWVEPTGSNGFAIAPKLSANGHALLWINPHTSFFFRSELQMSSDAGLDAYGAVTWGQFFVYQGFNRHIGWMHTSTGADVVDEFAETIVHKGGKLFYRYGKELRPVTTRTIRVPYRAKDGSMATRSFAAHFTHHGPIVRAADGKWIAVALMNKPLEALEQSWLRTKASDYASYMKVAELKANSSNNTIFADDKGEIAYMHPQFIPKRDNRFDYTKPVDGSDPATDWKGLHALDEAPHLLNPPNGWIMNTNNWPYSAAGKFSPRQADYPRYMDTFGENPRGIHATRVLDGVRDFSKASLITAAFDSFLPAFSRLVPVLVHDYDMLPDNDPLKPRLAGQIALLRGWDYRWGIASMPTSLAVFWGDILWDQVHAEAESEHQSVYDYMAGNAGAKARLGALVEASDRLEKDFGSWGVPWGEINRFQRNDGAIVQKFDDARPSIPVPFVSSRWGSLASFGAHRWPGTKRYYGTSGNSFVAVVEFGPKVSARALTAGGESGHPDSKHFNDEAERYATGNLRTVYFWPEQLEGHTERTYHPGS; this is encoded by the coding sequence ATGCATACACACACCTCGAACAACCCGTGCCCGCGGGCACGCCACCAGCACCTGTCGCGCCTGCTGCTGGCCGCAGCGCTGTTCGCGTTCGGGCTGGTCGCCACCGCACGGGCCGCCCCGCCCGAACAGGCGCGCTGGCAGCGCCAGGCGCAGGCGGTCACGATCACCCGCGACGACTGGGGCATCGCCCACGTGCACGGCAAGACCGACGCCGACGCGGTGTTCGGCATGGCCTACGCCCAGGCCGAGGACGACTTCAACCGGGTCGAGACGAACTACCTCAACGCGCTGGGCCGGCTCGCCGAGGCCGAGGGCGAATCGGCGATCTGGAGCGATCTGCGGCAGCAACTGTTCATCGACCCGGTCGAGCTGCAGGCGCTGTACGCGAAGAGTCCCGCCTGGCTGCAGGCACTGATGAACAGCTGGGCCGACGGGCTGAACTACTACCTGGCCACGCATCCCGACGTGCATCCGCGCGTCATCGAACATTTCGAACCGTGGATGGCGCTCAGCTTCAGCGAGGGCAGCATCGGCGGCGACATCGAGCGGGTCTCGCTCGAACAGCTCGCCGCGTTCTACGGCACCGACGGCCAGAAATTCGCCGGGGTGGAAACGCCGGCAAGCTGGGTCGAACCGACCGGATCGAACGGCTTCGCGATCGCGCCGAAGCTCAGCGCCAACGGCCACGCGCTGTTGTGGATCAACCCGCACACCTCGTTCTTCTTCCGCTCCGAGCTGCAGATGTCCAGCGACGCGGGACTGGACGCCTACGGCGCGGTGACCTGGGGCCAGTTCTTCGTCTACCAGGGTTTCAACCGGCACATCGGCTGGATGCACACGTCCACCGGCGCCGACGTGGTCGACGAGTTCGCCGAAACCATCGTGCACAAGGGCGGCAAGCTGTTCTATCGCTACGGCAAGGAACTGCGGCCGGTCACCACGCGCACGATCCGCGTGCCGTACCGCGCGAAGGACGGCTCGATGGCCACGCGCAGCTTCGCCGCGCACTTCACCCATCACGGCCCGATCGTGCGCGCGGCCGACGGCAAATGGATCGCCGTCGCGCTGATGAACAAGCCGCTGGAAGCGCTCGAGCAGAGCTGGCTGCGCACCAAGGCCAGCGACTACGCCAGCTACATGAAAGTCGCCGAGCTCAAGGCCAACTCCTCGAACAACACGATCTTCGCCGACGACAAGGGCGAGATCGCATACATGCACCCGCAGTTCATCCCGAAGCGCGACAACCGCTTCGACTACACGAAACCGGTCGACGGCAGCGACCCGGCCACCGACTGGAAAGGCCTGCACGCGCTCGACGAAGCGCCGCACCTGCTCAACCCGCCGAACGGCTGGATCATGAACACCAACAACTGGCCGTACTCCGCCGCCGGCAAATTCAGCCCGCGGCAGGCAGACTACCCGCGCTACATGGACACCTTCGGCGAAAACCCGCGCGGCATCCACGCCACCCGCGTGCTGGATGGCGTGCGCGATTTCAGCAAGGCCTCGCTGATCACCGCCGCGTTCGACTCCTTCCTGCCGGCGTTCTCGCGGCTGGTGCCGGTGCTGGTCCACGACTACGACATGCTGCCCGACAACGATCCGCTGAAGCCGCGCCTGGCCGGCCAGATCGCCCTGCTGCGCGGCTGGGATTACCGCTGGGGCATCGCCTCGATGCCGACCTCGCTGGCGGTGTTCTGGGGCGATATCCTGTGGGACCAGGTGCACGCCGAGGCCGAGTCCGAACACCAGTCGGTCTACGACTACATGGCCGGCAATGCCGGCGCGAAGGCGCGCCTGGGCGCACTGGTCGAGGCGTCCGACCGGCTGGAAAAGGATTTCGGCAGCTGGGGCGTGCCGTGGGGCGAGATCAACCGCTTCCAGCGCAACGACGGTGCCATCGTGCAGAAGTTCGACGATGCCAGGCCGAGCATCCCGGTGCCGTTCGTGTCGTCACGCTGGGGTTCGCTCGCCTCGTTCGGCGCGCACCGCTGGCCGGGCACGAAGCGCTACTACGGGACCAGCGGCAACAGCTTCGTCGCCGTGGTCGAGTTCGGCCCGAAAGTCAGCGCCCGCGCTCTCACCGCCGGCGGCGAGAGCGGCCACCCGGACTCGAAGCACTTCAACGACGAAGCCGAGCGCTACGCCACCGGCAACCTGCGCACGGTGTACTTCTGGCCGGAGCAACTGGAGGGGCATACCGAGCGTACCTATCATCCCGGCTCATGA
- a CDS encoding VOC family protein — translation METQPYLFFDGRCEEAIAFYRQAIGAEVVMLMRYADGPDGSAQCPDGTQPPADKVMHACLQIGSTQVLVSDGFSGGHPEFKGFSLALSADDDIAAKRLFDALADGGQVQQPLMPTFFASSFGMLVDRFGVAWMVLVPSTPG, via the coding sequence ATGGAAACCCAGCCCTACCTGTTCTTCGACGGCCGCTGCGAAGAGGCCATCGCGTTCTACCGCCAGGCGATCGGCGCCGAGGTGGTCATGCTGATGCGCTATGCCGACGGCCCGGACGGCTCCGCCCAGTGCCCCGACGGCACGCAGCCGCCGGCGGACAAGGTGATGCACGCCTGCCTGCAGATCGGTTCGACCCAGGTCCTGGTCTCGGACGGTTTCAGCGGCGGCCATCCCGAGTTCAAGGGCTTCTCGCTGGCGCTTTCCGCCGACGACGACATTGCGGCGAAACGCCTGTTCGACGCACTTGCCGATGGCGGCCAGGTGCAGCAGCCGCTGATGCCGACCTTCTTCGCCTCCAGCTTCGGCATGCTGGTCGACCGCTTCGGCGTGGCGTGGATGGTGCTGGTGCCGAGTACACCGGGGTGA
- a CDS encoding OmpA family protein, with translation MAGCSNYVKRTDYDAAISKLQSNDAQMQQQLDSLKADMEQRFAKYDATLTEMQGRLRVDTVAHFEFNKADLNDQDKAMLQDFARVMKEHHSNAVVTVEGFTDPAGSSAYNKRLGQKRADAVRDYLVSTEGMPDTQVRAVSYGESRNRQVEPGAARESGGNNRRVALVVDYAG, from the coding sequence ATGGCGGGCTGCAGCAACTACGTCAAGCGCACCGATTACGACGCGGCCATCAGCAAGCTGCAAAGCAACGATGCGCAGATGCAGCAGCAGCTTGATTCGCTCAAGGCCGACATGGAGCAACGGTTTGCCAAGTACGATGCCACCTTGACCGAAATGCAGGGACGGCTGCGCGTGGACACGGTGGCCCATTTCGAGTTCAACAAGGCCGACCTCAACGACCAGGACAAGGCGATGTTGCAGGACTTTGCCCGGGTGATGAAGGAACACCACAGCAACGCCGTGGTGACCGTGGAAGGCTTCACCGACCCGGCCGGTTCCAGCGCCTACAACAAGCGGCTGGGGCAGAAGCGCGCCGATGCCGTGCGCGACTATCTGGTTTCCACCGAAGGCATGCCCGATACCCAGGTGCGCGCCGTCAGCTACGGTGAATCGCGCAATCGCCAGGTGGAGCCGGGTGCAGCGCGCGAGTCCGGCGGCAACAATCGCCGCGTGGCCCTGGTGGTCGATTACGCCGGTTGA
- a CDS encoding DUF1697 domain-containing protein — protein sequence MTSYIALLRAVNVGGTGKLPMGELKAMCEAAGFADVRTYIASGNVVFGSRLAEKAVKKALERRLQDYAGKPVGVVVRTAAEMAAVLAGNPFPEAAGNRVVAIFLDAPVPPGALQEATGLNGERLALGQREIYVHYGEGMADSRLKIPAAKAGTARNMNTIAKLAGMAAGKPAG from the coding sequence GTGACCAGTTACATAGCGCTGTTGCGCGCCGTCAACGTGGGCGGCACCGGCAAATTGCCGATGGGCGAACTCAAGGCCATGTGCGAGGCGGCCGGCTTCGCGGACGTGCGCACCTATATTGCCAGCGGCAATGTGGTGTTCGGCAGCCGGCTCGCCGAGAAGGCGGTGAAGAAGGCGCTGGAACGACGGCTGCAGGATTACGCGGGAAAACCGGTCGGGGTGGTGGTGCGCACGGCGGCCGAGATGGCCGCCGTGCTTGCCGGCAATCCGTTTCCGGAAGCGGCAGGCAACCGGGTGGTGGCGATTTTCCTGGATGCGCCGGTGCCGCCGGGCGCGTTGCAGGAGGCCACCGGCCTGAATGGCGAGCGGCTGGCGCTGGGGCAGCGCGAGATCTACGTGCATTACGGCGAAGGCATGGCCGACTCGCGGCTGAAGATTCCGGCCGCGAAGGCGGGCACCGCGCGCAACATGAACACCATCGCGAAACTCGCCGGCATGGCCGCCGGCAAGCCTGCGGGTTGA
- a CDS encoding SRPBCC family protein: MKITHVPVANAGMLIRKPVAEVFEAFVDPAITSRFWFSHGSARLQAGRQVRWDWRMYDVSVQVAVKALEQDRRILIEWGNLDATTTVEWQFTARPDHTTFVDISNRGFQGNGDEVVKQALDSTGGFALVLAGAKAFLEHGIALNLVADRFPDGL; this comes from the coding sequence GTGAAGATCACCCACGTACCCGTCGCCAACGCCGGCATGCTGATCCGCAAACCCGTCGCGGAAGTCTTCGAGGCTTTCGTGGATCCCGCCATCACTTCCCGCTTCTGGTTCAGTCACGGCAGCGCGCGGCTGCAGGCGGGCCGGCAGGTCCGCTGGGACTGGCGGATGTACGACGTCTCCGTGCAGGTCGCCGTGAAGGCGCTCGAGCAGGACCGACGCATACTCATCGAGTGGGGGAACCTCGACGCCACCACCACGGTGGAATGGCAGTTCACCGCGCGCCCCGACCACACGACTTTCGTCGACATCAGCAACCGCGGCTTCCAGGGCAATGGCGACGAGGTAGTGAAGCAGGCGCTCGATTCCACCGGAGGGTTTGCCCTGGTGCTCGCCGGCGCCAAGGCCTTCCTCGAACACGGCATCGCCCTGAACCTGGTCGCCGATCGCTTTCCGGATGGCCTCTGA
- a CDS encoding SRPBCC family protein produces MTSSDFDTGPLAQVDCRRDADGWTLVFVRELPQPPERVWDVLTDPSHLRAWSPYTANRNLGEVGDASLSMLDSEQPDIPTTVTRAEPPRVLEYSWQLEQFGRSVLRWELQPSAGGTRLTLRQTIRDQDWIPKVAAGWHLCLHVAERLLQGRPIAPIIGEAALDHGWEELRAAYAARLHVPSGDR; encoded by the coding sequence ATGACTTCATCCGACTTCGACACCGGACCACTGGCCCAGGTCGACTGCCGGCGCGATGCCGACGGCTGGACCCTGGTCTTCGTGCGCGAACTGCCGCAGCCACCCGAGCGCGTATGGGACGTGCTCACCGACCCCAGCCACCTGCGTGCCTGGTCGCCGTATACCGCGAACCGCAACCTCGGCGAGGTCGGCGACGCCAGCCTGAGCATGCTCGACAGCGAGCAGCCGGACATCCCCACCACGGTGACCCGTGCCGAGCCGCCGCGCGTGCTGGAATACAGCTGGCAGCTGGAGCAGTTCGGCCGGAGCGTGCTGCGCTGGGAACTGCAGCCGAGCGCGGGCGGCACGCGGCTGACCCTGCGCCAGACCATCCGCGACCAGGACTGGATCCCCAAGGTCGCCGCCGGCTGGCACCTGTGCCTGCATGTGGCCGAACGCCTGCTGCAGGGCCGGCCTATCGCACCGATCATCGGCGAGGCCGCACTCGACCATGGCTGGGAAGAGCTGCGCGCTGCCTACGCGGCACGGCTGCACGTTCCCAGCGGCGACCGCTGA
- a CDS encoding metalloregulator ArsR/SmtB family transcription factor, whose product MSADPLSATFAALADPTRRAILARLASGQASVTELAQPFDVTLPAITKHLKVLERAGLVARSREAQWRPCRLQPQPLRAVADWVQQYRAMWEQRLDRLEDYLRELHFADATPAVATKKKTASHPSRTRKPGR is encoded by the coding sequence ATGTCCGCCGACCCGCTCAGCGCCACGTTCGCCGCCCTCGCCGACCCGACCCGCCGCGCCATCCTGGCCCGCCTCGCCTCGGGCCAGGCCTCGGTCACCGAGCTGGCGCAGCCGTTCGACGTCACCCTGCCGGCGATCACCAAGCACCTGAAAGTGCTCGAACGCGCCGGCCTGGTCGCACGCAGCCGCGAGGCGCAATGGAGGCCATGCCGACTGCAGCCGCAGCCGCTGCGTGCGGTGGCCGACTGGGTACAGCAGTACCGCGCGATGTGGGAACAGCGCCTCGACCGGCTGGAGGACTATCTGCGCGAACTCCACTTCGCCGACGCAACGCCGGCCGTAGCCACAAAGAAAAAAACCGCCTCGCACCCATCGCGCACGCGCAAACCCGGGAGGTAA
- a CDS encoding iron-containing redox enzyme family protein, which produces MNTLFERTGPLTELSSYPQWAQDMVADCAATKQRVLDHDIWRMMTALQLDHESTRNFMMGLWPFIERFPSFMALNLLKTRYGRSPGDDKARRWLVRNIRVEQNHAEYWLNWAEGAGVPRDDLLHGVPPHGTDGLTRWCEEISARGTLAAGMVATNYAIEGVTGEWSQMIYDSAKYRESFDPAIRASSLRWLHLHAAYDDVHPWEALDIVCTLMGETPSADDVAHLAECIKRSYMSMILLGDRCIRSCRDLWLAKEAAA; this is translated from the coding sequence ATGAATACCCTTTTCGAGCGTACCGGCCCCCTGACCGAACTGAGCAGCTACCCGCAGTGGGCGCAGGACATGGTGGCCGATTGCGCGGCTACCAAGCAGCGCGTCCTGGACCACGACATCTGGCGCATGATGACCGCACTGCAGCTCGACCACGAATCCACCCGCAACTTCATGATGGGCCTGTGGCCGTTCATCGAGCGGTTCCCCAGCTTCATGGCGCTGAACCTGCTGAAGACCCGTTATGGCCGCAGCCCGGGCGACGACAAGGCCCGGCGCTGGCTGGTGCGCAATATCCGGGTCGAGCAGAATCACGCCGAGTACTGGCTGAACTGGGCCGAGGGTGCCGGTGTGCCGCGCGACGACCTGTTGCACGGGGTACCTCCGCATGGCACTGACGGGCTCACCCGCTGGTGCGAGGAAATCAGCGCTCGCGGTACCTTGGCGGCCGGCATGGTGGCCACCAACTATGCGATCGAAGGGGTCACCGGCGAGTGGTCGCAGATGATCTACGACAGCGCGAAGTACCGCGAGAGCTTCGATCCGGCGATCCGGGCGTCCAGCCTGCGCTGGCTGCACCTGCACGCCGCCTACGACGACGTTCACCCGTGGGAGGCATTGGATATAGTGTGTACCCTGATGGGCGAGACACCCTCGGCCGATGACGTGGCGCATCTGGCCGAGTGCATCAAGCGGAGCTACATGAGCATGATCCTGCTTGGTGACCGGTGCATCCGGTCGTGTCGTGACCTATGGTTGGCTAAAGAAGCTGCAGCTTGA
- a CDS encoding EAL domain-containing protein — MHSTGNSLQKPLTRRLLPLAYALAVAVALIMALTWGVLQVQVTLAGFLNSESVWSKAQKQAVIDLDNYALDGDAADLAGFQDHHGLLESDRWGRDAIISGDYSKEGITRVFERGNIMPAAQPGMTFMLRHFPGMPHIREALAAWRSTDASIAELGTIADELHAAYRAGGPSPAEIARQRGRIKALNAYMEPRTDLFSIEVVKGAVWLGELLFWAVLSAFLIAALLWLRMARRILESIRGSEERYRLLFDSAADAIVMVDEASGRILDVNRTAAVWTGRRADELVGDRFVHLFLQSMAGQQAGRAATNALLDADGHARPVETQTSLANWGNQRVRQAIIRDISERVAMERERQIAAEALANIAEGVIIADAGRRVISTNAAHTELTGFTSQSLHGKRLDDTRCLPNGKPLPQSIWDSVAAGHNWMGEVLSTRSDGSSYPEHLSISAIRDGEGQVVYYVAVLTDIHEAKANQHRLEHMARHDPLTGLVNRAEFERYCAEAIAVAERERLAVVVLFIDLDAFKIVNDSYSHAIGDRLLMKVAERIRRQLSEGDVAGRIGGDEFTVLIPRLILREDARAIVNRLLGTLSEPLLVDDYEIVLSASIGVAGYPLDGDNAAALIANADAAMYAAKTEERNAFRFYTPMMHADTRRRLQLATELRQALARNEFHLVFQPSVELRTGRIVAVEALVRWQHPERGEVLPAEFIPVAEGLGLIRRIDEWVMQATCAQIQAWDLAGVPPIRVAVNISARWFGHPAFVDGISRTLQSRHLSASRLMLEITESAMLRLGDDIERTMQTLHTLGIEVAIDDFGTGYSSMAYLKLPAVAYLKIDRSFVTGLPGDSNDAAITEAMLAMAKSLGLTTIAEGIETEAQHDFLLRSGCMEGQGYLYSYPLRPEEVQRLLCPNQPSVPARLKLVPPKRS, encoded by the coding sequence ATGCACTCCACCGGCAACAGTTTGCAGAAACCTCTGACACGGCGCCTGCTGCCGCTGGCCTATGCGCTGGCGGTGGCGGTCGCGTTGATCATGGCGCTGACCTGGGGCGTGCTGCAGGTCCAGGTCACTCTCGCTGGTTTCCTCAACAGCGAGAGTGTCTGGTCCAAGGCGCAGAAGCAGGCCGTGATCGACCTGGACAACTACGCGCTCGACGGCGACGCCGCGGACCTGGCCGGTTTCCAGGATCATCACGGGCTGCTCGAATCCGATCGCTGGGGTCGCGACGCGATCATCTCCGGTGATTACAGCAAGGAAGGCATCACCCGCGTATTCGAGCGCGGCAACATCATGCCGGCGGCACAACCGGGCATGACCTTCATGCTGCGGCACTTCCCGGGCATGCCGCACATACGCGAGGCGCTGGCGGCCTGGCGTTCCACCGATGCGTCGATCGCCGAGCTCGGCACGATCGCGGACGAACTGCATGCCGCTTACCGCGCCGGCGGGCCGTCGCCAGCCGAGATCGCGCGGCAACGTGGGCGCATCAAGGCACTCAACGCCTATATGGAGCCGCGCACGGACCTGTTCTCGATCGAAGTCGTGAAGGGAGCCGTGTGGCTGGGCGAACTGCTGTTCTGGGCCGTGCTGAGCGCGTTCCTGATCGCCGCACTGCTGTGGCTGCGCATGGCGCGCCGCATTCTGGAAAGCATTCGCGGCAGCGAGGAACGCTACCGCCTGCTGTTCGACAGCGCCGCCGATGCGATCGTGATGGTCGACGAGGCCAGTGGGCGGATCCTGGACGTCAACCGCACCGCCGCGGTGTGGACCGGGCGCCGCGCGGACGAGCTTGTCGGCGACCGTTTCGTGCACTTGTTCCTGCAATCCATGGCGGGGCAGCAGGCCGGGCGGGCCGCCACCAACGCACTGCTGGATGCGGATGGCCATGCACGTCCGGTGGAAACGCAGACCAGCCTGGCCAACTGGGGCAACCAGCGGGTGCGCCAGGCGATCATCCGCGACATCTCCGAGCGGGTGGCGATGGAGCGGGAACGCCAGATCGCCGCCGAGGCGCTGGCCAATATCGCCGAAGGCGTGATCATCGCCGATGCCGGGCGGCGGGTGATCTCGACCAATGCGGCGCATACCGAACTGACCGGTTTCACCAGCCAGTCGCTGCACGGTAAGCGCCTCGACGACACCCGCTGCCTGCCCAATGGCAAGCCGTTGCCGCAATCGATCTGGGACAGTGTCGCCGCCGGCCACAACTGGATGGGCGAGGTCCTGAGCACCCGCAGCGACGGCAGCAGCTATCCCGAGCACCTGAGCATCAGCGCGATCCGCGACGGCGAAGGCCAGGTGGTCTACTACGTCGCCGTGCTCACCGATATCCACGAGGCGAAGGCGAACCAGCACCGGCTGGAGCACATGGCGCGGCACGACCCGCTGACCGGTCTGGTCAATCGGGCGGAATTCGAGCGGTACTGCGCCGAGGCGATCGCGGTGGCCGAGCGCGAGCGGCTGGCCGTGGTCGTGCTGTTTATCGACCTGGATGCTTTCAAGATCGTCAACGACAGCTACAGCCATGCGATCGGCGACCGCCTGCTGATGAAGGTGGCGGAACGGATCCGCCGGCAGTTGTCCGAGGGCGACGTGGCCGGGCGCATCGGCGGCGACGAGTTCACCGTGCTGATCCCGCGGCTGATCCTGCGCGAGGACGCGCGGGCGATCGTCAATCGCCTGCTCGGGACCTTGTCCGAGCCGCTGCTGGTGGACGATTACGAGATCGTGCTCAGCGCCAGCATCGGCGTGGCCGGCTATCCGCTGGATGGCGACAACGCGGCGGCGCTGATCGCGAACGCCGACGCGGCGATGTATGCGGCGAAGACCGAGGAGCGCAATGCGTTCCGCTTCTATACGCCGATGATGCACGCCGATACCCGCCGGCGGCTGCAACTGGCCACCGAGCTGCGCCAGGCGCTGGCACGCAACGAATTCCACCTGGTGTTCCAGCCCAGCGTGGAATTGCGCACGGGCCGCATCGTGGCGGTCGAGGCGCTGGTGCGCTGGCAGCATCCGGAGCGCGGCGAGGTGCTGCCGGCCGAATTCATTCCGGTGGCGGAAGGCCTGGGCCTGATCCGCCGCATCGACGAGTGGGTGATGCAGGCCACCTGCGCGCAGATCCAGGCCTGGGACCTGGCCGGCGTGCCGCCGATCCGCGTGGCGGTGAACATCTCGGCGCGCTGGTTCGGCCATCCGGCCTTCGTCGACGGGATCAGCCGGACCCTGCAGTCGCGGCACCTGTCGGCGAGCCGCCTGATGCTGGAGATCACCGAGAGCGCGATGCTGCGCCTGGGCGACGACATCGAGCGCACCATGCAGACTCTGCACACGCTCGGCATCGAAGTGGCGATCGACGATTTCGGCACCGGCTACTCCTCGATGGCCTATCTCAAGCTGCCCGCGGTGGCCTACCTGAAGATCGACCGCTCCTTCGTCACCGGCCTGCCGGGCGACAGCAACGACGCGGCAATCACCGAGGCGATGCTGGCGATGGCGAAAAGCCTCGGCCTGACCACGATTGCCGAGGGCATCGAGACCGAGGCACAGCACGATTTCCTGCTGCGCAGCGGTTGCATGGAGGGGCAGGGCTACCTGTACTCCTACCCGTTGCGGCCCGAGGAAGTGCAGCGCCTGTTGTGTCCGAACCAGCCGTCGGTGCCGGCGCGCCTGAAACTGGTGCCGCCGAAGCGCAGCTGA
- the lipA gene encoding lipoyl synthase has product MSSSESVPDGSKYVSPQGTRAVKGGIRPNAATGVPDVDRKPPWLRVRLPSGAQYSAVHEIVRSHKLNTVCAESKCPNIAECWGRGTATLMLMGSVCTRACKFCSVSTGNPNGWLDPLEPLQVADAVALMGLKYVVLTSVDRDDLADGGAAHYAACVQAIHQRSPQTAVEALTPDFAGNLAAVATVLDAGLVTYAQNIETVERLTHPVRDPRAGYAQTLGVLAFAKRHAPKTLTKTSLMLGLGETDAEIERTLDDIRGAHVDVVTLGQYMRPSPHHLPVQRFVTPDEFRHYRELALGKGFLEAVAGPLVRSSYRAERVLEHNNLGLQLGV; this is encoded by the coding sequence ATGTCCAGCAGCGAATCCGTTCCCGACGGCAGCAAGTACGTCAGCCCGCAAGGCACCCGTGCGGTCAAGGGCGGCATTCGCCCGAACGCCGCCACCGGCGTGCCGGATGTCGACCGCAAGCCGCCTTGGCTGCGGGTCAGGCTGCCCAGCGGCGCGCAGTACTCGGCGGTGCACGAGATCGTGCGCAGCCACAAGCTGAATACGGTATGCGCCGAATCGAAGTGCCCGAACATCGCCGAGTGCTGGGGCCGCGGCACCGCCACGCTGATGCTGATGGGCTCGGTATGCACGCGTGCGTGCAAGTTCTGCTCGGTCAGCACCGGCAACCCGAACGGCTGGCTCGATCCGCTGGAGCCGCTGCAGGTCGCCGACGCGGTGGCGCTGATGGGGCTGAAGTACGTGGTGCTGACCTCGGTCGATCGCGATGATCTGGCCGACGGCGGCGCGGCGCACTACGCCGCCTGCGTGCAGGCGATCCACCAGCGCTCGCCACAAACCGCGGTGGAGGCGCTGACGCCGGATTTCGCCGGCAATCTCGCGGCGGTCGCCACGGTGCTCGACGCCGGCCTGGTCACCTACGCGCAGAACATCGAGACGGTGGAACGGCTGACCCACCCCGTGCGCGATCCGCGCGCCGGCTATGCGCAGACGCTCGGCGTGCTGGCCTTCGCCAAGCGGCACGCGCCGAAGACGCTGACCAAGACCAGCCTGATGCTGGGCCTGGGCGAGACCGACGCGGAGATCGAGCGCACGCTGGACGATATACGCGGCGCCCACGTCGATGTCGTTACGCTGGGCCAGTACATGCGGCCCAGCCCGCACCACCTGCCGGTGCAGCGTTTCGTCACGCCGGACGAGTTCCGGCACTACCGCGAACTGGCGCTGGGCAAGGGCTTCCTGGAGGCGGTCGCCGGGCCGCTGGTGCGTTCGAGCTATCGCGCCGAACGCGTGCTGGAGCACAACAATCTCGGACTGCAGCTGGGTGTCTAG
- a CDS encoding carboxymuconolactone decarboxylase family protein codes for MEHPMYPSSSVELAHKRRELAPEPLKAFKAFSAAVFADGALPNVTKQLIAVAVAHVTQCPYCIKGHTAEALKQGASEQQIMEAVWVAAEMRAGGAYAHSILALDVMQHAHEAA; via the coding sequence ATGGAACATCCGATGTATCCGTCATCCAGCGTGGAGCTGGCGCACAAGCGCCGTGAACTGGCGCCGGAACCGCTGAAGGCGTTCAAGGCGTTCAGTGCCGCGGTATTCGCCGATGGCGCGTTGCCGAACGTCACCAAGCAGCTGATCGCGGTGGCGGTGGCGCACGTCACCCAATGCCCCTACTGCATCAAGGGCCATACGGCCGAAGCCTTGAAGCAGGGAGCCAGCGAGCAGCAGATCATGGAGGCGGTCTGGGTCGCCGCCGAGATGCGCGCCGGCGGCGCGTACGCGCATTCCATCCTGGCGCTGGACGTGATGCAGCACGCACACGAGGCGGCCTGA